Proteins from a single region of Mycetohabitans endofungorum:
- the recC gene encoding exodeoxyribonuclease V subunit gamma, which yields MLELFYSNRYETLAAALLDDLERIGCDLWRPQPIIVPNVAVRRRLELDYADRFGLCANVEFCYLAQWLWAQIARVEAIDVPRESPFAPERLVWRLYRMLAQRGTVSDGDGQTPLTRLDAYLAAADPAMMFDLARRIACVFDHYLTYRPHWLAQWLAGESIFAPRHQPDGAQRLAGATPIQRADEAWQAQLWRDVLNELAGGRDAGALERMSPPAYRFLSIASQLDLDDVARADWPAQVSVFALPTMPPLHVQLLRELSRWIDVRIYALNPCREYWFDIVTQRRADALDAAGQLDYQTVGHPLLAEWGRQTQAQLALLHEHTEGAVAGESSEFVEAPACSWLAVVQNAILSLAHPVSPSPPPARDGIEVHVCHSLTRQFEVLHDRLLAEFDADPSLTPADVLIAVPDLIAAAPIVDAVFGAVPPGDPRRIPYRVTGLPPSQANPLARTLLDWLALAERDVNASALVEWLRVDAIAARYDIDPVALDTVQRWLAHAGARRSFAPREQRDLDAPRARHTFADALTRLFLGYAMPDDALPVGDWLPVAASTGADAMLLGRLAQFVDELDAFALACATPHTVAQWRHVLLAVLDQFFDARGPDADSLSGLRDALDALFVQIEAGAPHTPLPAAVLRTALLSVLDDPARGGVPSGAVTVSPLSSLRGVPFRVVCVAGIDDGVLPTLSRADEFDLMASFAQSGDRQRRDDERNLFLDLMLAARDTVLLSYTGRNICDNAELPPSALVTELLDHLASLKAGEGASLDEIALARRSFVTEHPLQPFALSYFSMQGPLLTYDADRAQVAAALADPTQRMEADAMPPFFGDALPPDMRETIGLDELVRFWRHPQRALLRERLGIVLHRAQAPLPDTEPYEFDYAGRDALAGRLLPLLVESSAYAERAHEIARAIPELPGGATGRAIHEREVVALSKLAEHIRGQVGTKLEPAEFSIHVAPRWPERLGSVSTLLDRVPAWRETVLLPTVLTGVLDGVTRNELVLYRYARPTARDYLDAWLRHLCWCAASPQASRQTLWIGDDERFVLTTPRDPHAYLGELLALYRAGLRAPLRFFPKSAWLLVSQSDSAARNAWSNERTGGELDDPAIQLVLRGTPMTLDDTFVAIAKTVFEPLLAHLQPAEDA from the coding sequence ATGCTTGAACTGTTTTACTCAAACCGCTACGAGACGCTTGCCGCGGCGCTGTTGGACGACCTCGAGCGCATCGGCTGCGACCTGTGGCGGCCGCAGCCGATCATCGTGCCGAATGTCGCGGTACGCCGACGGCTCGAATTGGACTACGCCGACCGGTTCGGCCTGTGCGCGAATGTCGAATTTTGCTATCTCGCGCAGTGGTTATGGGCACAGATCGCGCGCGTCGAAGCAATCGACGTGCCGCGCGAATCGCCGTTCGCGCCGGAGCGGCTCGTATGGCGGCTTTACCGGATGCTCGCGCAGCGCGGCACGGTGTCCGATGGCGACGGCCAGACGCCCTTGACGCGACTGGACGCCTACCTGGCGGCGGCGGATCCTGCGATGATGTTCGATCTGGCGCGTCGCATTGCCTGCGTTTTCGATCATTATTTGACGTATCGTCCACATTGGCTTGCCCAGTGGCTGGCAGGCGAGTCGATCTTCGCGCCGCGCCACCAGCCGGACGGCGCGCAACGGCTTGCCGGCGCGACGCCGATACAGCGTGCCGACGAGGCTTGGCAAGCACAATTGTGGCGCGACGTGCTAAACGAACTAGCCGGCGGACGCGATGCCGGTGCGCTCGAACGGATGTCGCCGCCCGCATACCGGTTTCTGTCGATCGCATCGCAATTGGATCTGGACGATGTCGCGCGCGCGGACTGGCCGGCGCAGGTCAGCGTGTTCGCGTTGCCGACGATGCCACCACTGCATGTGCAATTGCTGCGCGAGTTGTCGCGCTGGATCGATGTACGGATCTATGCACTTAATCCATGCCGTGAGTACTGGTTCGACATCGTCACGCAACGGCGCGCCGACGCGTTGGATGCGGCGGGGCAACTCGACTACCAGACGGTCGGGCACCCACTGCTGGCCGAGTGGGGGCGGCAGACGCAAGCGCAACTCGCGTTGCTTCATGAGCATACCGAGGGTGCGGTGGCGGGCGAGAGCAGCGAATTCGTCGAGGCCCCGGCGTGCAGCTGGCTCGCCGTCGTACAGAATGCAATCCTGTCGCTCGCGCATCCGGTGTCGCCATCGCCACCGCCTGCGCGCGATGGCATCGAAGTTCACGTCTGTCACAGCCTGACGCGGCAGTTCGAGGTACTCCATGACCGGCTGCTGGCCGAATTCGATGCGGATCCGAGTTTGACGCCGGCCGACGTACTGATCGCGGTGCCCGACCTGATTGCCGCCGCGCCGATCGTGGACGCGGTGTTCGGCGCGGTGCCGCCGGGCGACCCGCGCCGCATCCCATATCGCGTCACCGGCTTGCCGCCGTCTCAAGCCAATCCGCTCGCGCGCACGCTGCTGGACTGGCTGGCCCTGGCGGAGCGCGACGTCAACGCGTCCGCGCTAGTCGAATGGCTGCGCGTGGACGCGATTGCGGCGCGCTATGACATCGACCCGGTGGCGCTGGACACCGTGCAACGGTGGTTGGCGCACGCCGGCGCGCGCCGTTCGTTCGCGCCGCGTGAGCAGCGGGATCTTGACGCGCCCCGCGCTCGCCATACGTTTGCTGACGCCTTGACGCGGTTGTTTCTTGGCTACGCGATGCCGGATGACGCTCTGCCTGTCGGCGATTGGTTGCCGGTGGCGGCATCCACCGGCGCCGACGCCATGCTGCTTGGGCGGCTCGCGCAATTCGTCGACGAGCTCGATGCATTCGCGCTCGCGTGCGCGACACCGCATACGGTTGCGCAGTGGCGTCATGTGTTGCTCGCCGTGCTCGACCAGTTCTTTGATGCCCGCGGCCCGGATGCTGATTCATTGAGCGGGCTGCGCGACGCGCTCGATGCGCTCTTCGTGCAAATCGAAGCAGGCGCGCCACATACACCGTTGCCCGCGGCGGTGTTGCGTACGGCTTTATTGTCCGTGCTCGACGATCCTGCGCGCGGCGGGGTCCCGTCTGGCGCGGTGACCGTATCGCCGCTATCCAGCCTGCGTGGTGTGCCGTTCCGTGTCGTCTGCGTGGCTGGCATCGACGATGGCGTGTTGCCCACGCTCTCGCGCGCGGATGAGTTCGACCTGATGGCCTCGTTTGCGCAATCCGGTGACCGGCAACGTCGCGATGACGAGCGCAACCTGTTCCTAGACCTCATGTTGGCGGCGCGCGATACCGTGCTGCTCAGCTATACCGGCCGCAATATCTGCGACAACGCCGAGTTGCCGCCATCGGCGCTGGTGACCGAGTTGCTTGATCACCTTGCGTCGTTGAAGGCGGGCGAAGGGGCAAGTCTTGACGAAATTGCACTGGCGCGGCGCAGTTTTGTCACGGAACATCCGTTGCAGCCGTTCGCGCTGTCGTATTTTTCGATGCAGGGGCCTTTGTTGACCTACGATGCAGATCGCGCGCAAGTGGCCGCAGCGCTTGCCGATCCGACACAGCGGATGGAGGCGGACGCCATGCCGCCGTTTTTTGGCGACGCGCTGCCCCCCGATATGCGCGAGACGATCGGGTTGGACGAATTGGTGCGATTCTGGCGCCACCCGCAACGCGCGCTGCTGCGCGAACGACTGGGCATCGTGCTGCATCGCGCGCAGGCCCCATTGCCCGACACCGAGCCGTACGAGTTCGATTATGCGGGACGCGATGCGCTTGCCGGGCGCCTGTTGCCGTTGCTAGTGGAGTCATCGGCGTACGCCGAGCGGGCCCATGAAATCGCGCGTGCGATTCCCGAATTGCCGGGAGGTGCGACCGGACGCGCGATACACGAGCGTGAGGTGGTGGCGTTGAGCAAGCTGGCCGAGCACATCCGGGGGCAGGTCGGCACTAAACTCGAACCTGCCGAATTTTCGATCCACGTTGCCCCGCGCTGGCCTGAACGGCTCGGGTCCGTATCGACGTTGCTGGACCGGGTGCCGGCGTGGCGCGAGACGGTGTTGTTGCCGACGGTGTTGACTGGCGTGCTGGACGGTGTGACACGTAACGAATTGGTACTCTACCGCTATGCCAGGCCGACCGCTCGTGATTACCTTGATGCGTGGTTGCGCCATCTATGCTGGTGTGCCGCAAGTCCGCAAGCATCACGTCAGACGCTGTGGATCGGCGACGACGAGCGCTTCGTGCTCACGACGCCACGGGACCCGCACGCGTACCTGGGCGAGTTGCTTGCACTGTATCGTGCCGGGTTACGCGCGCCGTTGCGTTTCTTTCCAAAAAGCGCCTGGTTACTCGTGTCGCAAAGCGACTCCGCCGCCCGCAACGCGTGGTCGAACGAACGTACGGGTGGCGAGCTCGACGATCCGGCGATCCAGCTCGTGTTGCGCGGCACGCCGATGACACTGGACGATACGTTTGTCGCCATTGCCAAGACGGTGTTCGAACCACTGCTCGCGCACCTACAGCCGGCGGAGGACGCCTGA
- a CDS encoding FUSC family protein, whose translation MRYSIEIKKFLYSQYFYGGLRIATGISLPAVVLLVVFHNRELGFTISTGALGACVVDMPGPLKYKHNEMLACSVIGFFSALATGIATAHPLSLWLTVVPLTFVLSLIVVYGNKWPQISFATLFMMVVTLEERFTPLQALANAGWILAGGIWYTYWSTFVSRWQTHRIEQQAIAESVFACADYLRARARFYGPAHDLDECNRQLVDKQVLAVDRQEAARDIVLRNLPKLRSGQLDARRTMLFNLFINTVDLHELFVGAHVDHAMIRATFGGSDLMVFFRDLIKKAASDLEDIGLAVLQDRPSAQRINAKAELRAIEYEIELMRKKALPTTNPEAYSTIVSAFRRVWSAQRLIERMHRNTRVDISTQDTEMRIDQALSRFLSSRRVPWLQIFSNLTMSSPSFRHALRVTVAVAIGLWLGRLLPLTNAYWIVMTTIIILKPGYSLTKQRNTQRIIGTTIGCAASIALILFVKEPPLLLAVMFASMVMSYSLLLFNYTASVVFTSSYVLLMFHMLAPGSLRIIGERAIDTVLGCAIAIAASHLFPYWEYRLMGKLVNGLLSATRQYLEICWYAGKSGTAASSVTDQAKPPTPDPTAPADKKGTGKKASALVSSATAQPTPAASAAASAIDSDIRYRLARKNVHIAFANVGQALQRMLLEPKSAQRYVAELNDLLVRVHALTAQITASAPLMMTLSQSPARTAGIVGATGWGTQPVPVVDAQALAPLRKALGIVHDNLVQAEAGVAPPPEQTSIVKQLNHELDQMVVDAERTRSESSDVAQELKGLAYQCKQMVGASFLIRKDASVIKLPT comes from the coding sequence ATGCGATATTCGATCGAAATCAAGAAATTTCTATACAGTCAGTATTTCTACGGTGGGCTTCGGATCGCGACCGGCATCTCGTTGCCGGCCGTGGTATTGCTCGTCGTCTTTCACAATCGGGAGCTAGGCTTCACGATTTCGACCGGCGCACTGGGCGCATGTGTGGTCGACATGCCCGGGCCCCTGAAATACAAACACAACGAGATGCTCGCGTGCAGCGTGATCGGGTTCTTTTCGGCGCTGGCCACCGGCATCGCGACCGCTCACCCGCTATCGCTGTGGCTAACGGTCGTACCGTTGACTTTCGTGCTGTCCTTGATCGTCGTCTACGGGAACAAGTGGCCGCAGATCAGCTTCGCGACGCTATTCATGATGGTGGTGACGCTGGAGGAGCGCTTCACGCCGCTCCAGGCACTGGCCAATGCCGGCTGGATCCTGGCCGGCGGAATCTGGTACACGTACTGGTCGACGTTCGTGTCACGCTGGCAGACCCACCGGATCGAGCAACAGGCGATCGCCGAAAGTGTGTTCGCATGCGCCGACTACCTGCGCGCGCGCGCTCGTTTCTATGGTCCGGCGCATGATCTGGATGAGTGCAATAGGCAACTAGTCGACAAGCAGGTGCTGGCCGTAGACCGACAAGAGGCGGCGCGCGACATCGTACTGCGTAACCTGCCGAAGCTGCGCAGCGGGCAACTCGATGCACGCCGCACGATGTTGTTCAACTTGTTCATCAATACGGTCGACCTGCACGAGCTGTTCGTCGGTGCGCACGTCGATCACGCGATGATCCGCGCAACCTTCGGCGGCTCGGACTTGATGGTATTTTTTCGCGATCTGATCAAGAAGGCCGCGTCCGACCTGGAAGACATTGGGCTAGCCGTGCTACAGGATCGCCCGTCGGCACAGCGAATCAACGCGAAGGCGGAACTGCGCGCGATCGAGTACGAGATCGAGCTGATGCGCAAAAAGGCATTGCCAACCACCAATCCGGAGGCGTACTCGACGATTGTGTCGGCATTCCGGCGCGTCTGGAGCGCACAGCGGCTAATCGAGCGCATGCACCGCAACACGCGCGTGGATATCAGCACGCAAGACACGGAGATGCGGATCGATCAGGCGCTGTCGCGCTTCCTATCGAGCCGGCGCGTGCCGTGGCTGCAGATCTTCTCGAATCTAACCATGTCCTCGCCCAGCTTTCGGCACGCGTTGCGCGTCACCGTTGCGGTGGCGATCGGCTTGTGGCTTGGCCGCCTGCTGCCGCTCACGAACGCGTACTGGATTGTGATGACGACCATCATCATCCTGAAGCCTGGTTACTCGCTCACCAAACAACGCAATACGCAACGGATCATCGGTACCACGATTGGCTGTGCGGCGAGCATCGCGCTGATTCTGTTCGTGAAGGAACCGCCGCTGCTGTTGGCCGTCATGTTCGCCAGCATGGTGATGAGCTACAGCCTGTTGCTGTTCAACTACACGGCCAGCGTCGTATTCACGTCGTCATATGTCCTGTTGATGTTCCACATGCTGGCACCCGGTAGTCTGCGCATCATCGGCGAACGTGCGATTGATACAGTGCTAGGCTGCGCGATTGCGATCGCCGCAAGCCACCTGTTTCCCTACTGGGAGTATCGGCTGATGGGCAAACTCGTCAACGGCTTGCTCAGCGCAACCCGGCAATATCTGGAAATCTGCTGGTATGCGGGCAAATCGGGGACCGCGGCCAGCAGCGTAACAGACCAGGCCAAGCCGCCCACTCCGGATCCGACCGCGCCGGCGGACAAGAAGGGTACGGGCAAGAAGGCCAGCGCGCTGGTTTCCAGCGCAACCGCACAACCAACGCCGGCGGCCAGCGCCGCCGCGTCGGCGATTGACAGCGACATTCGATACCGGCTCGCGCGTAAGAATGTGCATATTGCATTCGCCAACGTCGGGCAGGCGTTGCAGCGCATGTTGCTCGAACCGAAGTCCGCGCAACGCTATGTCGCTGAGTTGAACGACCTGTTGGTGCGCGTGCACGCGTTGACGGCACAGATCACGGCGTCCGCGCCGCTGATGATGACGCTGTCACAGTCACCGGCCCGTACGGCCGGGATCGTGGGCGCCACTGGATGGGGCACCCAGCCCGTACCGGTCGTCGATGCACAAGCGCTTGCGCCACTGCGCAAGGCGCTGGGCATCGTCCATGACAATTTGGTACAGGCCGAAGCGGGCGTCGCACCGCCCCCCGAGCAAACGAGCATCGTCAAGCAATTGAATCATGAGCTGGACCAAATGGTCGTCGACGCGGAACGCACGCGCAGCGAATCGTCCGACGTAGCGCAAGAGCTCAAGGGGTTGGCATACCAGTGTAAGCAGATGGTGGGCGCATCGTTTCTCATCCGCAAGGATGCAAGCGTCATCAAGCTGCCGACATAG